From the Bacteroidota bacterium genome, one window contains:
- a CDS encoding bifunctional oligoribonuclease/PAP phosphatase NrnA yields the protein MTQQEAEEIKELLSSKKSIVIVTHKNPDGDAMGSSLGLYNFLLRKNHRVSVITPNGYPEFLKWLPGDDKVLEFSENPDKAEALVKKAAVIFCLDFNALRRIETLGTLVKKSKAIKILIDHHLLPEKFAHYMLCDKKSCSTAQLVFDFIVMLGDKKGINKKVANCLYTGIMTDSLNFKINTTSAHTHRVVSDLIEAGAQNNLAYSNVFDTNSENRIRLLGHCLVKEMKVLKEYNTGFIALSASDLKKYNFQKGDTEGVVNYPLSIEGIKFSALFTELKGEIRISFRSKGNFDVNKFARKHFSGGGHLNAAGGEAHTTLDEAVTRFVNILPEYKDELLK from the coding sequence ATGACACAGCAGGAAGCAGAAGAAATAAAAGAGTTGCTCTCTTCAAAAAAGAGCATTGTAATTGTTACGCATAAAAATCCAGATGGCGATGCCATGGGCTCTTCGCTGGGCTTGTATAATTTCCTGCTTCGGAAAAATCACCGCGTAAGCGTAATCACTCCCAACGGTTATCCTGAGTTCCTTAAATGGCTGCCGGGCGATGATAAGGTGCTTGAATTTTCAGAGAACCCGGATAAAGCGGAAGCGCTCGTCAAAAAAGCCGCAGTGATTTTTTGCCTCGACTTTAATGCGCTGCGCAGAATAGAAACGCTGGGAACGCTGGTGAAAAAATCCAAAGCGATAAAAATTCTTATTGACCATCACCTGCTGCCGGAAAAGTTTGCGCACTATATGCTTTGCGATAAAAAATCCTGTTCCACCGCGCAACTTGTGTTTGATTTCATTGTGATGCTCGGTGATAAAAAAGGTATTAATAAAAAAGTGGCGAACTGCCTTTACACCGGCATTATGACCGATTCGCTGAACTTCAAAATCAATACCACTTCTGCGCATACGCACCGCGTGGTTTCCGATTTAATTGAAGCAGGCGCGCAAAATAATCTTGCCTACTCAAACGTTTTTGATACCAATTCAGAAAACAGAATCCGCCTGCTGGGGCATTGCCTTGTGAAAGAAATGAAAGTGCTGAAAGAATACAATACCGGCTTCATTGCGCTTTCGGCAAGCGATTTGAAAAAATATAATTTTCAGAAAGGCGACACCGAAGGCGTGGTGAATTATCCGCTCTCCATCGAAGGAATAAAATTTTCTGCTCTCTTCACTGAACTGAAAGGCGAAATACGGATTTCGTTCCGCTCGAAAGGAAATTTTGATGTGAATAAATTTGCGCGAAAACATTTCAGCGGTGGCGGCCACCTGAATGCTGCCGGTGGCGAAGCGCACACCACCCTTGATGAAGCGGTGACCAGATTTGTAAACATTCTTCCCGAATACAAAGACGAATTGCTGAAGTGA
- a CDS encoding FKBP-type peptidyl-prolyl cis-trans isomerase: MKFTFYFLVSSFLFLFFSCGNPEVKKKKEINPDKFKEQLLKVNKYEVEKESDEINQYIANHNWQMEKTGTGLRYMFLKKGNGLPAQSGNNVKVNYKISLLDGTECYSSEKDGAYEFKVEGEAIESGLQEGVQLMHVGDKAKFIVPSWLAHGLHGDDAKIPPLSSIEADIELLEVK; the protein is encoded by the coding sequence ATGAAATTTACTTTTTATTTTTTAGTATCTTCATTTTTATTTTTGTTTTTCTCCTGCGGAAACCCTGAAGTGAAAAAGAAAAAAGAAATTAATCCCGATAAATTCAAAGAGCAGTTGCTTAAAGTGAATAAATACGAAGTGGAAAAAGAATCGGATGAAATCAACCAGTATATTGCCAATCACAACTGGCAAATGGAAAAAACCGGAACGGGCTTGCGCTATATGTTTTTGAAAAAAGGAAACGGGCTGCCGGCTCAATCCGGAAACAATGTAAAAGTGAATTATAAAATTTCTTTGCTCGATGGAACGGAATGTTATTCTTCTGAAAAAGACGGAGCATATGAATTTAAAGTGGAAGGCGAAGCCATTGAAAGCGGCTTGCAGGAAGGAGTGCAACTGATGCATGTGGGCGATAAAGCAAAATTTATTGTCCCCTCTTGGCTTGCGCACGGCTTGCATGGCGATGACGCAAAAATTCCTCCGCTCTCCAGCATCGAAGCAGATATAGAACTTTTAGAAGTGAAATGA
- a CDS encoding redoxin domain-containing protein has protein sequence MKLFLSLLFIPFSLFSQSPHKFKAGDKLPALFLTSAFGDTVSTGALKGKKILLTFNRYVSCPLCNFRTHELLQQYDSLKAKGFVIISVYESSKEMLTQYASKEEIPFFLIADPQETLYKKFKVQKSWWKTFIGLFNHYGQKHSAGKKLFKNNYERDGHLNRIGADFLIDDQGIIHTAYYGKFVGDHLPVDEIVKWVSEK, from the coding sequence ATGAAACTTTTTCTTTCTTTACTTTTCATTCCATTCTCTTTATTTTCTCAATCACCGCATAAATTTAAAGCGGGAGATAAATTGCCCGCGCTTTTTCTCACGAGCGCGTTTGGCGATACGGTTTCTACCGGTGCATTAAAAGGAAAAAAGATTCTTCTCACCTTCAACCGCTATGTGAGTTGCCCGCTCTGCAATTTCCGCACGCACGAACTGCTTCAGCAGTACGATAGTTTAAAAGCAAAAGGGTTTGTTATTATTTCCGTGTACGAATCAAGCAAAGAAATGCTCACGCAGTACGCGAGCAAAGAAGAAATTCCTTTCTTCCTGATTGCCGACCCGCAGGAAACGCTGTATAAAAAATTCAAGGTGCAAAAGAGTTGGTGGAAAACGTTTATCGGCTTGTTCAACCATTATGGACAAAAACATTCGGCAGGAAAAAAACTTTTCAAAAACAACTATGAAAGAGACGGGCATCTTAACCGGATAGGCGCTGATTTTTTAATTGATGATCAGGGAATTATTCACACCGCCTATTACGGAAAATTTGTTGGCGACCATTTGCCCGTTGATGAAATTGTAAAGTGGGTGTCGGAAAAATAG